One Salvia splendens isolate huo1 chromosome 12, SspV2, whole genome shotgun sequence genomic window carries:
- the LOC121759452 gene encoding autophagy-related protein 2-like isoform X2: MFSWSFSKSAEAMFSRWAVKRVCKFLLKKKLGKFILGDIDLDHLDVQLGAGTIQLSDLALNVDYINEKFGTAAVLVKEGSVGSLTVTMPWKEGGCRVEVDELEFVIAPRQTKATQDEFETCSHSKSGNDNSSHGLRKQDNETHNNAVGSASVEVHEGVKTIAKMVKWLLTSFHVKIKKLIVAFDPLLEDGNGKLLDRILVLRISELQCGTHISEDSSTNFTKARNVLGISRLTNFLEFQGAVLELLPVDGLDHESSPQFLVDSTIGNWYSGHCTPGNTTTIISGEKGGFCGSLKLSLPWKNGSLDIRKVDANLHIEPLELRLEPSSIRSFIFMWNLLKGIGEEREDPGPRELSDNLSSSSSAMHPSGKGLLGNEVLVANLTEKENLLSDSHLISDWVSKRQKDPNEEEPDFGASVDQFFECIDGLRNSHSALGNSGMWNWTCSVFSAITAASNLASGSLHVPPEQQLVETNFSASVEKVSLLLSFIDEDEKQSPKMNADMVNTANHLHHLCAQFVDLDLVLQVHPREMNFGLTVQHFQLVDHFSSMNGLVDYKTHGQHENSDRETGLIQKMQEGVQSALWTVRESTKDIGVGHRLNDHVEVSLSMQDGIGCRHMKKDKDICRDYANVTLLRTSGVSSCHVSVNLASSGSSLMGPTSFTLKLPPFVCWMNFDLITTVLEFMREMSNCIGTTNLGNGFTPEPESEEYGFSHPRSTNVSTRKFLEGNIFLPNARIILCIPLKDREYYSSYSSCSQFIAFDLVSPTMRGRDDRSTRLTPVASFDKRPTMTTSCSLNLNMGDFYLFNISSAYMKKFDESETYERLEAGFSAEKIFSVVNGTGHLSVISMFWQEGPVTGPWIAKKAKLLASSEYGKRQDKVVGKDSDFASVTTVRDSNGFDTHTRQEMLASSAFFLHGKLPTATIHLDERKYENISGLLNQMAEHFAFVTTESVSNMEEHSALQTSFLFECESLNIFLAVEPVGNVKCSIHSELPSSWSGLTLKVDKFELLSVSNIGGINHANFLWVSHGKGSLWGSTEGLNREFLLISCSDSTMGRGDGEGSNVLSSRYSGSDIINFSDPESNHIFTSIAIRCATVVAIGGRLDWFNTIISFFILPSSESQQADDNCQEKTCGSSFILNLVDVGLSYEPYIEKLTEDQGTDLKSSDFKANEYEDEMYVACLLAASSLKLSNTTVADSAQRDYKIRLQDLGFLICMVPEYGLGGCTNSVEQLNNLGYVKVAQEANVEALFRTNCENGHTWELECAESHIMLSTCHDTTSGLIRLAAQLQKLFAPDMQDYVVHLENRWNNVQQAHEVTDKMTFGGEFSPLHQSEGSSQDKKSKMVNLMDEICEDVFQLDSNSAGQAKNLNSYLCSVLDDTSLVASGASSSGEKAPEFIEEYFLSDLRPLSVLSPGSQSSELYGFNNVVEDDLKGNDGWYGSTPLRILENHASKVEKPDVRKPVDSEISTNDPEHVNGVMAEGRIVLKNINVSWRMYAGSDWANFHSTSPTFASARDVTACLELALSGICIEYDVYPDGEISASTLSLTIRDFCLYDRSNDAPWKLVLGNYQSKKHPRKSSSKAVKLNLEAVRPDPSIHIEENRLRIAFLPLLLHLHQRQLEFFISFFGGKNSPAESSSSIPTDKSNSGDLFEKSDNVEGRGISEEAFLPYFQKFDIWPMLVRVDYIPSHVDLTALRGGKYVELVNLLPWKAVELQLKHVQGIGLYGWSSVCETILGEWLEDISQNQVHELLKGLPPIKSLLAVSSGAVKLVSLPVKSYKTDHRLLKGMQRGTVAFLKSISLEAVGLGVHLAGGAHNILLQAECILANIPPSVPWPLESEAGLPEH; encoded by the exons ATGTTTTCATGGAGTTTCTCGAAATCCGCCGAGGCGATGTTCTCGCGGTGGGCAGTAAAACGCGTTTGTAAatttttgttgaagaagaaattGGGGAAATTTATACTGGGAGATATTGATCTTGATCACCTTGATGTTCAGCTCGGTGCTGGCACAATTCAACTCTCCGACCTCGCGCTGAATGTTGATTACATAAACGAGAAG TTTGGAACAGCAGCTGTTTTAGTGAAAGAGGGGTCTGTTGGGTCGTTAACTGTAACTATGCCTTGGAAGGAAGGTGGTTGCCGAGTTGAGGTGGACGAGCTTGAATTTGTTATTGCTCCTCGCCAGACAAAAGCTACCCAAGATGAATTTGAGACTTGCTCTCACAGCAAGAGTGGCAACGATAATTCAAGCCATGGTCTCAGAAAACAAGACAATGAGACTCACAACAATGCAGTTGGAAGTGCTTCTGTTGAAGTTCATGAAGGAGTTAAAACTATCGCCAAAATGGTGAAGTGGTTGCTAACTagctttcatgtcaaaataaagAAGCTAATTGTGGCATTTGATCCCCTTTTGGAAGATGGAAATGGTAAACTGTTGGACAGAATATTGGTGCTTCGGATTAGTGAACTTCAATGTGGAACTCATATTTCTGAGGATTCTTCTACCAATTTCACCAAAGCCCGCAATGTCCTTGGTATAAgcagattaacaaacttttTAGAATTCCAAGGAGCAGTTCTTGAATTACTTCCTGTGGATGGTCTTGATCATGAGTCTTCGCCTCAGTTTTTGGTTGATTCGACTATTGGCAACTGGTATTCAGGACATTGTACACCTGGAAACACAACTACTATAATTTCAGGAGAAAAGGGTGGTTTCTGTGGGAGTTTAAAGTTAAGTTTACCTTGGAAAAATGGTTCATTGGACATTCGCAAAGTGGATGCCAACCTTCATATCGAACCTCTTGAATTAAGACTTGAACCTAGCTCCATCAGATCCTTCATCTTTATGTGGAACCTACTTAAAGGTATAGGTGAGGAAAGGGAGGACCCAGGTCCTCGAGAATTATCAGACAACTTGTCATCCTCAAGCTCTGCCATGCATCCTAGTGGCAAGGGGCTACTTGGTAATGAAGTTCTTGTTGCCAACTTGACAGAGAAAGAAAACCTGCTATCAGATTCACATCTCATTTCTGATTGGGTGAGTAAAAGACAGAAAGACCCAAATGAAGAAGAACCAGACTTCGGGGCGAG CGTTGATCAATTTTTTGAGTGCATTGATGGACTAAGAAATTCGCACTCAGCTTTAGGGAACAGTGGCATGTGGAATTGGACTTGTTCTGTTTTTAGTGCAATTACTGCAGCATCCAACCTTGCCTCTGGATCTTTACATGTTCCTCCTG AGCAGCAGCTTGTTGAAACTAACTTCAGTGCATCTGTAGAAAAAGTATCTCTCCTTTTGTCTTTCATTGATGAAGATGAGAAACAGTCCCCCAAAATGAATGCTGATATGGTCAATACTGCtaatcatcttcatcatctgtGTGCACAGTTTGTAGACCTAGATCTTGTACTGCAG GTACATCCTCGAGAAATGAACTTTGGACTAACTGTGCAACATTTCCAATTAGTCGATCATTTTTCCTCTATGAATGGATTGGTGGATTACAAAACTCACGGTCAACATGAAAACTCTGATAGGGAGACAGGCTTGATCCAAAAAATGCAAGAGGGTGTCCAAAGTGCTCTTTGGACTGTTCGAGAATCCACAAAGGATATTGGAGTAGGACACCGACTTAATGATCATGTTGAAGTTTCACTGAGCATGCAGGATGGCATTGGATGTCGGCACATGAAAAAAGACAAAGATATTTGTCGAGACTATGCCAATGTAACTTTGCTCAGAACTTCAGGTGTCAGCAGCTGTCATGTCAGTGTAAACCTGGCTTCATCTGGCAGCTCATTAATGGGACCTACATCTTTTACTTTAAAGCTGCCACCTTTTGTTTGTTGGATGAACTTTGATCTTATTACTACAGTGCTAGAATTTATGCGAGAGATGTCAAATTGTATTGGAACAACTAACCTGGGGAATGGTTTTACCCCGGAACCAGAAAGTGAAGAATATGGATTTTCACATCCACGGTCTACCAATGTGTCAACCAGAAAGTTTCTGGAGGGCAATATATTCCTCCCAAATGCTAGGATAATACTGTGTATCCCTTTGAAGGACCGTGAATATTATTCCAGCTACTCTTCTTGCAGTCAGTTTATTGCTTTTGACTTGGTTTCACCAACAATGAGAGGGAGAGATGATAGATCCACCAGGCTGACTCCTGTTGCTAGTTTTGACAAGAGACCGACTATGACCACATCATGCTCCTTGAATTTAAATATGGGTGACTTTTATCTTTTTAACATCAGCTCAGCTTATATGAAGAAATTTGATGAAAGTGAAACCTACGAGAGGCTGGAGGCTGGTTTTTCAGCTGAAAAGATTTTTTCCGTTGTTAATGGAACTGGTCATCTGTCTGTTATTAGTATGTTTTGGCAGGAGGGTCCTGTGACTGGTCCTTGGATCGCCAAAAAAGCGAAGCTTTTGGCTTCTTCTGAGTATGGTAAGAGACAAGATAAGGTTGTTGGGAAGGATTCTGATTTTGCTTCAGTTACAACTGTTAGAGACAGCAATGGGTTTGATACTCATACTCGGCAAGAGATGTTAGCAAGCTCTGCATTTTTCTTGCATGGAAAATTACCTACTGCAACAATCCACCTAGACGAAAGAAAGTATGAGAACATATCTGGCCTCCTAAATCAGATGGCCGAGCATTTTGCTTTTGTCACCACCGAATCAGTTAGTAATATGGAAGAGCATTCTGCGCTGCAAACATCATTTCTATTTGAATGTGAGTCTCTGAATATTTTTCTTGCAGTTGAACCTGTGGGGAACGTTAAGTGTTCCATACACTCAGAACTTCCAAGTTCTTGGTCTGGCCTAACTCTGAAGGTGGACAAGTTTGAGTTACTTTCTGTATCTAATATTGGTGGAATAAACCATGCCAATTTCCTATGGGTGTCCCATGGTAAGGGCAGTTTGTGGGGTTCTACTGAAGGTCTTAATCGGGAGTTTCTTTTGATATCATGCAGTGATTCGACAATGGGCCGTGGTGATGGAGAAGGTTCAAACGTGTTATCCTCTAGGTATTCTGGTTCTGACATTATCAACTTTTCGGACCCAGAAAGCAACCATATTTTTACTTCAATTGCTATTAGATGTGCCACTGTTGTTGCAATTGGGGGTCGCCTAGATTGGTTTAATACAATAATATCCTTTTTCATCCTACCATCTTCTGAATCTCAACAAGCAGATGATAATTGTCAGGAGAAGACTTGTGGATCTTCGTTCATTCTTAATCTGGTAGATGTTGGCCTGAGTTACGAGCCATACATTGAAAAATTGACAGAAGATCAGGGCACAGACCTCAAATCTTCTGATTTCAAGGCCAACGAATATGAGGATGAGATGTATGTTGCTTGTCTTCTTGCTGCCTCTTCCTTGAAACTTTCAAATACGACTGTGGCTGATTCCGCACAAAGGGACTACAAAATTAGACTCCAAGATCTAGGTTTCCTTATATGCATGGTACCTGAATATGGGTTAGGTGGCTGTACTAACAGTGTAGAGCAACTTAACAATCTTGGTTATGTGAAAGTTGCCCAAGAGGCAAATGTTGAAGCACTTTTTAGGACGAACTGTGAGAATGGCCATACATGGGAATTAGAATGTGCAGAGTCGCACATAATGTTAAGTACATGCCATGATACGACTTCTGGATTGATTAGATTGGCTGCTCAACTGCAAAAGCTTTTTGCTCCTGATATGCAAGATTATGTTGTGCACTTGGAGAATAGGTGGAATAATGTGCAGCAAGCGCATGAAGTCactgataaaatgacatttgGTGGTGAGTtctctccacttcaccaatcaGAGGGTTCAAGTCAAGACAAGAAGTCCAAGATGGTCAATTTAATGGATGAGATATGTGAAGATGTCTTTCAGCTGGATAGCAACTCTGCTGGCCAGGctaaaaatttaaattcttaTCTTTGCTCTGTACTTGATGATACTTCTCTTGTAGCCAGTGGGGCTTCGTCATCGGGAGAAAAGGCTCCTGAGTTTATAGAAGAATATTTCCTGTCAGATCTTCGCCCCCTTTCTGTACTTTCCCCAGGAAGTCAGTCATCTGAACTTTATGGTTTCAACAATGTTGTTGAAGATGATCTGAAAGGTAATGATGGATGGTATGGGAGCACCCCATTAAGAATACTAgaaaatcatgcttcaaaagtgGAGAAGCCTGATGTGCGGAAACCTGTGGACTCCGAAATTTCTACAAATGATCCTGAACATGTTAATGGTGTGATGGCTGAGGGTCGCATAGTTCTTAAGAATATAAATGTCAGTTGGAGAATGTACGCTGGTTCTGACTGGGCCAACTTTCACAGTACTTCTCCAACTTTTGCTAGTGCAAGGGATGTGACTGCTTGTTTAGAACTTGCATTGTCTGGAATATGTATCGAGTATGATGTTTACCCTGATGGTGAAATATCCGCATCTACGCTTTCTCTCACCATCAGGGATTTCTGCCTCTATGACAGAAGCAATGATGCACCATGGAAGCTG GTGCTTGGGAATTATCAGTCGAAAAAGCATCCAAGAAAGTCCTCTTCGAAAGCTGTGAAGCTGAATTTAGAAGCTGTTAGACCAGACCCTTCAATCCATATAGAAGAAAATCG GTTACGCATTGCTTTCCTTCCTCTGCTTTTGCATCTTCATCAGCGCCAACTTGAATTTTTCATAAGCTTCTTTGGAGGAAAAAACTCACCTGCTGAATCCTCTTCTAGTATCCCTACGGATAAAAGTAATTCAGGAGATTTATTTGAGAAGAGTGACAACGTTGAGGGTCGTGGCATCAGTGAAGAGGCATTTCTTCCTTACTTCCAG AAATTTGACATATGGCCTATGCTGGTTCGAGTTGATTACATTCCTAGCCATGTCGACTTAACGGCTCTAAGGGGCGGCAAGTATGTTGAACTTGTCAACCTCTTACCTTGGAAG GCTGTGGAGTTACAACTCAAACATGTGCAAGGAATTGGCCTCTACGGCTGGAGCAGTGTTTGTGAAACAATATTGGGAGAGTGGCTGGAAGACATTTCTCAGAACCAG GTTCATGAACTGCTGAAAGGCCTTCCTCCCATTAAGTCACTGCTTGCTGTGAGCTCTGGAGCTGTAAAGTTGGTATCTCTGCCTGTGAAGAGCTATAAAACGGATCATAGGTTACTCAAAGGAATGCAAAGAG GCACTGTTGCATTCCTCAAAAGCATTTCGCTTGAAGCCGTTGGGCTGGGAGTACATTTGGCTGGCGGCGCTCATAATATCCTTCTCCAAGCAGAGTGTATTCTGGCAAATATTCCACCCTCTGTACCATGGCCGCTCGAAAGCGAAGCAG GCCTACCAGAGCATTAG